The following proteins are encoded in a genomic region of Diadema setosum chromosome 10, eeDiaSeto1, whole genome shotgun sequence:
- the LOC140234349 gene encoding uncharacterized protein: MILTKTPWIWFIPVFVVLVLILTVVAICICKWPRRKVPKHVDPRIILKDVQKVEVISNPAAPESPTMPRFMPAGDGLSVRKIDLTIPSSNPTSDACVNGSHFTPSPPLRPPSMHKPSSRLKKSKKNKLRLVEDGDEVECQNFSTTIPDITMIDVDLSNHKQFAFNLDPTECDRDKLILE, translated from the coding sequence ATGATCCTCACAAAAACTCCATGGATTTGGTTCATCCCCGTTTTCGTCGTCCTTGTGCTCATCCTGACCGTGGTGGCGATATGTATTTGTAAATGGCCGAGGCGTAAGGTGCCGAAGCACGTGGACCCTCGCATCATCCTGAAGGATGTGCAGAAAGTCGAGGTCATCTCCAATCCAGCCGCCCCGGAGTCGCCGACCATGCCGCGTTTCATGCCGGCAGGCGACGGACTGAGCGTGCGCAAGATCGACCTTACGATCCCGTCGTCGAACCCGACATCGGATGCCTGTGTCAACGGCTCGCACTTTACCCCTTCGCCACCGTTGCGACCGCCGTCGATGCACAAGCCGTCCTCGAGGCTGAAGAAGAGCAAGAAGAACAAGCTCCGCCTTGTCGAGGACGGCGACGAGGTCGAGTGCCAGAATTTCAGCACTACGATACCCGACATCACAATGATCGACGTCGATCTAAGTAATCACAAGCAATTCGCCTTTAATCTGGACCCGACAGAATGCGATCGGGATAAGCTCATTTTAGAGTAA